The window ACTTTCGTTTTAATAAGTAAACGAGGGCATAAGTTATGGAGCTATCTATTAAGGTAATTGCGACATAACTTATAAGCCCGAGTTTATCCCTGATATTTTTTAAATAAGGGTTGATTTCAAGACACCGTGGGTTCAAAAAATATCAGGGATAAACTGTAACCTTAACAATATTAAAGATTATTTTAGAGTTATTATTTAAGGAGAATTTGAAAAATGGTTAAGATTAAGCGCGCTTTGGTGAGTGTATCGGATAAAACAGGGCTTCTTGATTTCGTAAAGGAATTAAATAAATTTGGGATAGAAATTATTTCAACCGGAGGCACAGCAAGGCTTTTGCGCGAGAATAATATCCCGGTAAAAGAAGTCAGTGAATATACGGGTTTTCCGGAAATGCTTGATGGAAGAGTTAAAACATTGCATCCTAAGATTCATGCTGGATTACTTGCTCTTCGGGATAATAAAGAACATATGAAAACATTAGAGGAGCATAAAATTGGCCTTATTGATATGGTGGTAGTAAATCTTTATCCCTTTGAGAAGACAATACAAAAACCAAATGTGCAGATAGAAGAGGTTATTGAAAACATTGATATTGGCGGGCCTTCAATGTTGCGTTCAGCTGCAAAAAATCACCATTCTGTCGCAGTAATTTGTAATCCTGATAGGTATGGACAGGTGATAGAAGAATTGAAAAAAAACAAAGGTGCGATTTCCGAAGAATTAATGCGAGATTTAGGAATTGAAGTTTACGGTAGGACCAGTAAATACGACGCTGCGATCAATAGTTATTTAAGTAATTATTTTAAAGGCAAAAAAGAAGAGGGTGGTTTTGCTCAAGAAGTAAATTTTAGCTTTGAAAAGATCCAAGAACTCCGCTATGGAGAAAATCCACATCAAAAAGCCGCGTTCTATAAAGAAAAAGGAAAAACCAAGGGTTTAATTAATTTAAAACAGCTACAGGGTAAGGAATTATCTTTTAATAATATCCTGGATTTAAATGCAGCCTTTGAATTAGTGAAAGAATTTAGTAATCCTGCGGCAGTAATTGTTAAACATAATAATCCTTGCGGCGTTGCCGAAGATAAATCATTGGATAAGGCATATTTAGAGGCTTGGAAATGCGATACGCTTTCTGCTTTTGGTGGGATCGTCGCGTTAAACAGGAAAATGGACATTAAAACCGCTAAAGTAGTTGCAAAAAGCGGATTCTTAGAATGCATTATCGCCCCAGGTTTTGATAAAGATGCTTTAGATATATTCAAAGAGAAGAAGAATCTGCGCATAATTGAATTAGGAGACCTTGAGCCTATTTCTGAGCCGGATCTTAAACGGATAAGCGGAGGGTTTTTGCTGCAGGATAAAGATTTGGCCACGTTTGATTCAGCTAACCTCAAGGTGGTGACAAAAGTCAAACCTACGAAGAAAGAAATGGAAAGTTTGATTTTCGCCTGGAAAGTAGCAAAACATGTTAAATCAAACGCAATAATTTTAACCCGGGGAACAAAAACTGTTGGTATCGGGGCAGGCCAAATGTCGAGAGTTGATTCGGTATTTATCTCAACAAAAAAAGCAGGTAAGCTTGCTATCGGCTCGGTTATGGCTTCAGACGCATTCTTCCCGAAAGAAGACGCAATTCAATTAGCAGCTAAGTATAAGATAAAAGCTATTATTCAGCCCGGCGGATCGATTGCCGATGAAGCAATTATTAAAATGGCGGATAAATATAAAATCGCTATGGTAACAACCGGAATGCGGCACTTCCGCCACTAAAAGAGTTTTTTGTCATGTCCTTCCCGGAAACTATCAAATATCTGGAATCTTTTATCAATTACGAAAAGATTGCTGCTTATCCATATAAGGAATCTTTAAAATTAGAACGCATTAGAGAGTTCCTTAGCGCAATAGGCTCTCCGCAGAAAAGCTTAAAAGCAATCCATGTCGCAGGCAGTAAGGGCAAGGGCTCTACCTGTGCTTTTATTTCCTATATATTAAGAGAAGCAGGGTATAAGGTTGGGCTATATACTTCTCCGCATTTGTCGGATTTTAGAGAGAGGATTCGTATTTTAAGTTTCAAGTCGCAAGTTTCAGGTTTCAAGTGTTTTGAGGGGATGATTTCTAAGCTTGATCTCTCTCGTTTGGTTAGTAAGCTTAAGCCGGCAATTGAGGAATATAATAAAAGCTCGCAATATGGGCCACTTTCTTTTTTTGAGGTTTATACTGCAGTAGCCTTTGTCTATTTTAAGGAAAAGAAGGTAGATTTTGTAGTTCTGGAAACCGGTTTAGGAGGGAGATTGGATGCAACCAATGTTGTTGATCCTTTAGCCTGCGCTAT is drawn from Candidatus Omnitrophota bacterium and contains these coding sequences:
- the purH gene encoding bifunctional phosphoribosylaminoimidazolecarboxamide formyltransferase/IMP cyclohydrolase, with translation MVKIKRALVSVSDKTGLLDFVKELNKFGIEIISTGGTARLLRENNIPVKEVSEYTGFPEMLDGRVKTLHPKIHAGLLALRDNKEHMKTLEEHKIGLIDMVVVNLYPFEKTIQKPNVQIEEVIENIDIGGPSMLRSAAKNHHSVAVICNPDRYGQVIEELKKNKGAISEELMRDLGIEVYGRTSKYDAAINSYLSNYFKGKKEEGGFAQEVNFSFEKIQELRYGENPHQKAAFYKEKGKTKGLINLKQLQGKELSFNNILDLNAAFELVKEFSNPAAVIVKHNNPCGVAEDKSLDKAYLEAWKCDTLSAFGGIVALNRKMDIKTAKVVAKSGFLECIIAPGFDKDALDIFKEKKNLRIIELGDLEPISEPDLKRISGGFLLQDKDLATFDSANLKVVTKVKPTKKEMESLIFAWKVAKHVKSNAIILTRGTKTVGIGAGQMSRVDSVFISTKKAGKLAIGSVMASDAFFPKEDAIQLAAKYKIKAIIQPGGSIADEAIIKMADKYKIAMVTTGMRHFRH